From Bradyrhizobium erythrophlei:
CATCGAGCAAGCAAAGCTTGCGGCTGCCGAAAACAGGGCGGAGCGCGTCGGCGTGCTGCTGGTCAATCTCGGCACCCCCGACACCGCCGACGCCAAGGGCGTGCGCATTTATCTGAAGGAATTTCTCAGCGACGCCCGGGTGATCGAGGACCAGGGGCTGCGGTGGAAACTGATACTTAACGGCATCATCCTGCGCGTCCGCCCCGCCCGCAAGGCGCGCGACTATTTGAAGATCTGGAATACCGAGAAGAACGAATCTCCGCTGAAAACCATCACCCGCTCGCAATCCGACAAGCTGGCTCGCAGCATCGCCGACCACGACCACATTGAGGTGGATTGGGCGATGCGCTACGGCAACCCGTCGATTCGCGCGGGGATCGAGGCGTTGATCGCGCGGGGCTGTGATCGCCTGCTGGTGGTGCCGCTCTATCCGCAGTATTCCGCGGCGACGTCGGCGACCGTGTGCGACGAAGTGTTCCGGGTGCTCGCTCGTATGCGCGCGCAGCCGACCTTGCGGGTGACGCCGCCCTATTACGACGATCCTGATTATATCGAGGCGCTGGCGGTTTCGATCGACGCGCATCTCAAGACGCTGCCGTTTCAGCCGGAGCTGATCGTGGCCTCGTTCCACGGCATGCCGCAGAAATATGTCGACAAGGGCGACCCCTATCAGGCGCAATGCATCGCCACCACGGAAGCGCTGCGCAAGCGCATGGGCCTCGATGCCTCAAAACTGCTTTTGACCTTCCAGTCGCGTTTCGGCTTCGACGAGTGGCTAAAACCCTACACCGACAAGACCATGGAGCGACTGGCGAAGGAAGGCCTGCGCCGCATCGCGGTGATTACCCCCGGCTTCTCCGCCGATTGCCTGGAAACGCTGGAAGAGATCGCGCAGGAAAACGCCGAGATCTTCAAGCACAATGGCGGCGAGCAGTTTGCCTTCATCCCCTGCCTGAACGACAGCGATCCCGGCATGGACGTCATCCGGCAACTGGTCTTGCGCGAGTTGCAGGGCTGGATTTGACGGCTGGATTTAAGTTAACGATACGGGATTCACTGCCCGGATTCAGCCGCCATACATCTGGCGGCCTGCAAACTCGCCCCTACCTGTATTTGAAAAGCGCGAACTGAACCGGCGCCGCCGGTATACAGACAAACAAGCGCGCGCCCCGGGCGCGATTCGTGCCGGGCAGTGGAGGGTTTATGACCGGGTTTGATATTTTCGCCATTGCGCTGGTGCTGCTGGTTATTTTCACGCTGATCGCCGGCGTCAAGACGGTGCCGCAGGGCTACGACTGGACCATCGAGCGGTTCGGCAAATACACCCGCACCCTGGCGCCGGGGCTCAACATTATCGTTCCCTATTTCGACCAGGTCGGCCGCAAGATGAACATGATGGAGCAAGTCATCAACATCCCCGAGCAGGAGGTGATCACCAAGGACAACGCCACCGTGACGGTGGACGGCGTCGCTTTCTTCCAGGTGTTTGACGCCGCCAAGGCAAGCTACGAGGTCTCCAACCTCAACCAGGCGATCATCGTCTTGACCATGACCAATATCCGCTCGGTGATGGGCGCGATGGACCTCGACCAGGTGCTGTCGCATCGCGACGAGATCAACGAGCGGCTGTTGCGCGTCGTCGACGCCGCGGTGTCGCCGTGGGGGCTCAAGGTCAACCGCATCGAGATCAAGGACATCGTGCCGCCCGCCGACCTCGTGGAAGCGATGGGACGGCAGATGAAGGCCGAGCGCGTCAAGCGCGCCGACATCCTGCAGGCGGAGGGCCAACGCCAATCGGAAATCCTGCGCGCCGAGGGCGCCAAGCAGGGCCAGATCCTGCAGGCCGAAGGCCGCAAGGAGGCCGCGTTCCGCGACGCCGAGGCGCGCGAACGCTCCGCGGAAGCCGAGGCCAAGGCGACGCAGATGGTCTCTGAGGCCATTGCAAAAGGCGACGTC
This genomic window contains:
- the hemH gene encoding ferrochelatase, translated to MTAVVPIEQAKLAAAENRAERVGVLLVNLGTPDTADAKGVRIYLKEFLSDARVIEDQGLRWKLILNGIILRVRPARKARDYLKIWNTEKNESPLKTITRSQSDKLARSIADHDHIEVDWAMRYGNPSIRAGIEALIARGCDRLLVVPLYPQYSAATSATVCDEVFRVLARMRAQPTLRVTPPYYDDPDYIEALAVSIDAHLKTLPFQPELIVASFHGMPQKYVDKGDPYQAQCIATTEALRKRMGLDASKLLLTFQSRFGFDEWLKPYTDKTMERLAKEGLRRIAVITPGFSADCLETLEEIAQENAEIFKHNGGEQFAFIPCLNDSDPGMDVIRQLVLRELQGWI
- a CDS encoding SPFH domain-containing protein — translated: MTGFDIFAIALVLLVIFTLIAGVKTVPQGYDWTIERFGKYTRTLAPGLNIIVPYFDQVGRKMNMMEQVINIPEQEVITKDNATVTVDGVAFFQVFDAAKASYEVSNLNQAIIVLTMTNIRSVMGAMDLDQVLSHRDEINERLLRVVDAAVSPWGLKVNRIEIKDIVPPADLVEAMGRQMKAERVKRADILQAEGQRQSEILRAEGAKQGQILQAEGRKEAAFRDAEARERSAEAEAKATQMVSEAIAKGDVAALNYFIADKYIKAFGQLADSPNQKIIMLPIEAMSILGSLAGIGEIAKATFGESTASAQAAARRASVPPAGPTPPPVTPRP